A region of the candidate division KSB1 bacterium genome:
AATTATGCTAAAAATGGAGAAATTTATTGGTTTGAAGCGTTTCATTGATTAAATTACCGCAACTGATGAACAAACAGGGAGATGACATGTACGGATTTGTTATTAAATTAATGTTGATTATGTCACTAATAGTAACGCCTCTAATCCTTTCAGGCCAGGAAAGAGTTGACTGGAGCCGCTCCAAAGCAGAAAGCGCTAAATCTGCCGACTTTATACCGGCAATCTTCGGTAATGCAGCAATAGAATCTTTTGAAGGCGCTGAATTTCCGCCGAATGGCTGGAGCAAAATTACCAACCATGGCGGGGCCGGGTGGCAAAGAATTGTCATAGGCTCAGATGTTCCCGGATTTCAAAACGCGCCGGCGGTGGACGGACCACCAGGTGGCGGAGGCGCTGTTGCGATGGCTTCCTGGCGGACCGGGGATGCCGACAGCGTTCTCAGCACCGGACAGCCAACCGACCAGTGGTTAATTACACCCCAGATTCAAAGTGTGCAAGCCGGGGATTCACTAAAATTTTACTTGAAATATTTTCAAAAATTTAGCGATAATTTAGATGTCTGGTTTTCGACTGCAGTCGATACGATTGCTTTTACCACTGCGGATACCACCGACACCCTGGTTACAACTCTTGTTTTTAAGGACTCAAGCAGCAGCAATGAATGGACACAATATAGTTTTGGAATAACAGACTATGTGGATTCCGGCTCAGATATTTTTATCGCTTTTCGGGAGCATGTGCAGGATAATGCGATTGAGGGGGATGCCTTGTTTTTGGACCTGGTGGACGTAGCCGGTTTGATCACGAGTGTATCCGAGAGTCCCGAATTCCCGTCTGAATTTGTCCTCAAGCAGAATTACCCGAATCCGTTTAATCCTTCCACGCGACTTTCTTTTTCACTGCCGCAAAGTTCAAAGGTCACCTTAACGGTTCATAATCTACTGGGCCAGGTGGTGGCAACTTTGCTCGATGAAGTTTCTTATTCTTCCGGCAGCTATGACGTACAGTTTGATGCTGCAAATTTACCCAACGGAATTTATTTTTATAAAATTGCCGCGGGCAGCTTTAGGGAAGTTAAGAAGATGACTTTGCTGAAGTAAGATTCATTAATTACACAAATAGTGGAA
Encoded here:
- a CDS encoding T9SS type A sorting domain-containing protein, with the protein product MSLIVTPLILSGQERVDWSRSKAESAKSADFIPAIFGNAAIESFEGAEFPPNGWSKITNHGGAGWQRIVIGSDVPGFQNAPAVDGPPGGGGAVAMASWRTGDADSVLSTGQPTDQWLITPQIQSVQAGDSLKFYLKYFQKFSDNLDVWFSTAVDTIAFTTADTTDTLVTTLVFKDSSSSNEWTQYSFGITDYVDSGSDIFIAFREHVQDNAIEGDALFLDLVDVAGLITSVSESPEFPSEFVLKQNYPNPFNPSTRLSFSLPQSSKVTLTVHNLLGQVVATLLDEVSYSSGSYDVQFDAANLPNGIYFYKIAAGSFREVKKMTLLK